Proteins co-encoded in one Capsicum annuum cultivar UCD-10X-F1 chromosome 9, UCD10Xv1.1, whole genome shotgun sequence genomic window:
- the LOC107840796 gene encoding uncharacterized protein LOC107840796 isoform X2, with product MFVVDIHRAYIVLSRGPIGNNLSASSEVVVWTAYTLPSADPTLGEYTKSGDTLDQLPSPEMDALSKQAMCSKHPRRYFGLHYTRRRSATNAEGSTSRGGTTPFCDVKRSLTPASKCNSVSGHDTESKQSELHKPDAVDAAPSLLATNATSHNVKKQLCGLCQKRLRKKRDILDSTLSSSEPSVVAVLVCGHLYHADCLEDRTHHEDATDPPCPICRGIN from the exons ATGTTTGTGGTAGATATTCACCGTGCTTACATTGTCCTGAGCCGGGGgcctatcggaaacaacctctctgcttcatctgaggtagtggtatggactgcgtacactttaccatCCGCAGACCCCACTTTGGGGGAATACACTAAAAGTGgggatacactgg ATCAGCTCCCTTCACCTGAGATGGATGCATTGTCGAAACAG GCAATGTGTTCAAAGCATCCTCGTCGCTACTTTGGACTCCATTATACTCGACGGAGGTCTGCTACTAATGCTGAGGGATCAACTTCGCGTGGTGGAACGACGCCTTTTTGTGATGTGAAAAGGTCCCTAACGCCAGCTAGTAAATGCAACTCGGTTTCTGGACATGACACAG AGAGTAAGCAGAGTGAACTTCACAAACCAGATGCAGTCGACGCCGCGCCCAGTTTATTGGCAACGAATGCAACATCTCACAACGTCAAGAAGCAGCTTTGCGGATTATGTCAGAAGCGTTTGAGAAAGAAACGTGATATACTCGATAGCACCTTATCATCCAGCGAGCCCTCCGTTGTGGCGGTTTTAGTTTGTGGTCATCTCTACCATGCTGATTGTTTGGAAGACAGAACACACCATGAGGATGCAACAGATCCACCCTGTCCGATTTGTCGTGGCATCAACTGA
- the LOC107840796 gene encoding uncharacterized protein LOC107840796 isoform X1, giving the protein MFVVDIHRAYIVLSRGPIGNNLSASSEVVVWTAYTLPSADPTLGEYTKSGDTLDQLPSPEMDALSKQTFSRQVDFCATKSLSSIMDIVDDSSKVTQCQQSSIVHRRNIDQAMCSKHPRRYFGLHYTRRRSATNAEGSTSRGGTTPFCDVKRSLTPASKCNSVSGHDTESKQSELHKPDAVDAAPSLLATNATSHNVKKQLCGLCQKRLRKKRDILDSTLSSSEPSVVAVLVCGHLYHADCLEDRTHHEDATDPPCPICRGIN; this is encoded by the exons ATGTTTGTGGTAGATATTCACCGTGCTTACATTGTCCTGAGCCGGGGgcctatcggaaacaacctctctgcttcatctgaggtagtggtatggactgcgtacactttaccatCCGCAGACCCCACTTTGGGGGAATACACTAAAAGTGgggatacactgg ATCAGCTCCCTTCACCTGAGATGGATGCATTGTCGAAACAG ACGTTCTCTCGTCAAGTTGATTTCTGTGCAACAAAGTCTTTATCATCGATTATGGATATCGTAGATGATTCTTCAAAGGTAACACAATGCCAACAATCATCTATTGTTCACCGTCGAAATATTGACCAGGCAATGTGTTCAAAGCATCCTCGTCGCTACTTTGGACTCCATTATACTCGACGGAGGTCTGCTACTAATGCTGAGGGATCAACTTCGCGTGGTGGAACGACGCCTTTTTGTGATGTGAAAAGGTCCCTAACGCCAGCTAGTAAATGCAACTCGGTTTCTGGACATGACACAG AGAGTAAGCAGAGTGAACTTCACAAACCAGATGCAGTCGACGCCGCGCCCAGTTTATTGGCAACGAATGCAACATCTCACAACGTCAAGAAGCAGCTTTGCGGATTATGTCAGAAGCGTTTGAGAAAGAAACGTGATATACTCGATAGCACCTTATCATCCAGCGAGCCCTCCGTTGTGGCGGTTTTAGTTTGTGGTCATCTCTACCATGCTGATTGTTTGGAAGACAGAACACACCATGAGGATGCAACAGATCCACCCTGTCCGATTTGTCGTGGCATCAACTGA